The genomic region TTTATGAGATCATTTTCATTTCATTAGGGAGTATTCTTTTGGCTATGCTTGCCGCAGTTTGGCCCGCAATTGAAGTGAGAAATCTTGATGTAATCGAAGTTCTTTCAGTGAGAAATTAATTTTTATTGGAGCAAAAGTGATAGCAGTTCAAGTTGAAAGCTTACGTAAAAGCTACCAAGTAGGCGAGGGTGTTCTCAACGCACTTGCAGGCATTTCCTTTAAAATTAATAAAGGAGAAGCAGTTGCTGTTGTTGGTGAAAGCGGCTCTGGCAAAAGCACACTCTTACATATTTTAGGAACTTTAGATTCACCTACTTCTGGGAAAATATTAATAGATGGAAAAAATCCATTTGAGAAAAAAGATAAATCAGTAAGCACTTTCCGTAATTTACATATAGGTTTTGTCTTTCAGCACAACAATTTATTACCTGAATTTAATGCACTTGAAAACACAATGATGCCTGGTTTAATTGCTGGCTTCTCAGAGAAAAAAGTCAGAGAAAAAGCCAAAATTCTCCTTGAAAAAGTCGGTTTAGCAAAAAGAGAAACACATTTTCCAAGTCAATTGAGTGGTGGAGAGCAGCAGAGAGTAGCTATAGCACGCTCACTTATTAATGACCCTATTCTTTTACTTGCAGATGAACCTTCTGGAAACTTAGATTCGAAAAATGCTTCACATATTC from Fluviispira vulneris harbors:
- a CDS encoding ABC transporter ATP-binding protein; translation: MIAVQVESLRKSYQVGEGVLNALAGISFKINKGEAVAVVGESGSGKSTLLHILGTLDSPTSGKILIDGKNPFEKKDKSVSTFRNLHIGFVFQHNNLLPEFNALENTMMPGLIAGFSEKKVREKAKILLEKVGLAKRETHFPSQLSGGEQQRVAIARSLINDPILLLADEPSGNLDSKNASHIHALFKEINLSLKSTVLVVTHNKEFAASLPRRISLRDGLILSDEQSS